A window of Argopecten irradians isolate NY chromosome 14, Ai_NY, whole genome shotgun sequence contains these coding sequences:
- the LOC138307019 gene encoding integumentary mucin A.1-like, translating to MPSSPTTPSSPATPTSPTTPTSSTTPSVPNTPTSPITPTSPSTPTSPTTPTSPNTPTSPTTPTSPTTPTSPTTPTWPTTPTSTTTPTPPIMPTSHTTSSFPTTPTSPITPTSPSTPATPISPTTSMISSTTITKNALFPM from the coding sequence ATGCCTTCTTCTCCTACCACGCCTTCTTCTCCTGCAACGCCTACCTCGCCTACCACGCCCACTTCATCTACCACGCCTTCTGTTCCTAACACGCCCACTTCTCCTATTACGCCTACTTCCCCTTCCACACCCACATCTCCTACCACGCCTACTTCTCCTAACACGCCTACTTCTCCTACCACGCCTACTTCTCCTACCACGCCTACTTCTCCTACCACGCCTACCTGGCCTACCACGCCCACTTCTACTACCACGCCCACTCCACCTATCATGCCTACTTCTCATACCACGTCTTCTTTTCCTACCACGCCAACTTCTCCCATCACGCCAACTTCTCCTTCCACGCCTGCCACGCCAATATCTCCCACCACTTCTATGATTTCTTCCACTACGATCACAAAGAACGCTTTGTTCCCGATGTGA